The following proteins come from a genomic window of Pyxidicoccus sp. MSG2:
- a CDS encoding alpha-hydroxy acid oxidase, with protein MIVNIEDLRQRARKRLPKAVFDYVEGAAEDGFTVGANRRGFDRYLFRARSLVDVSVVDRSTTVLGEKLATPLILGPTGLAGLLAPRGEELAAKGAASRGALFTLSTMSIGTIEEVAAAAPSPLWFQLYVWRDRGVTRSLVERAKAAGYRALCLTVDVPAMGNRENDRRNGFTIPPRITFTNLLDVFRHLGWVLRMSSSPRATFGNFVDLPELKRTDAVSVAQFTNSQFDASVTWKDVEWLRSVWPGPLVLKGISCAEDARRAVELGVEAIIVSNHGGRQLDFLPGAVDVLPEVVDAVEGRSEVILDGGIRRGSDVVKAIAMGARACMIGRPFLYGLAANGQAGVELALDILSKEIDKTLALLGRPRLADLDRSALRVDAPALLDAPASTLRLVEGARRLPADDTQAG; from the coding sequence GTGATCGTCAACATCGAGGACCTCCGTCAGCGCGCGCGCAAGCGGCTCCCCAAGGCCGTGTTCGACTACGTAGAGGGCGCCGCCGAGGACGGCTTCACGGTGGGCGCCAACCGGCGTGGCTTCGACCGCTACCTCTTCCGGGCGCGCTCGCTGGTGGACGTGAGCGTGGTGGACCGCTCCACCACCGTGCTCGGAGAGAAGCTGGCGACGCCGCTCATCCTCGGCCCCACGGGCCTGGCGGGACTGCTGGCGCCCCGGGGCGAGGAGCTGGCCGCGAAGGGCGCGGCGAGCCGCGGGGCCCTGTTCACGCTGAGCACCATGTCCATCGGCACCATTGAGGAGGTGGCCGCCGCGGCGCCGTCGCCGCTGTGGTTCCAGCTCTACGTGTGGAGGGACCGCGGCGTCACGCGCTCGCTGGTGGAGCGGGCGAAGGCGGCGGGCTACCGCGCGCTGTGCCTCACGGTGGACGTGCCGGCCATGGGCAACCGGGAGAATGACAGGCGCAACGGCTTCACCATTCCTCCGCGCATCACCTTCACCAACCTGCTGGACGTGTTCCGGCATCTGGGGTGGGTGCTGCGGATGTCGTCCAGCCCGCGCGCCACGTTCGGCAACTTCGTGGACCTGCCGGAGCTGAAGCGCACGGATGCGGTCTCCGTGGCGCAGTTCACCAACAGCCAGTTCGACGCGTCCGTGACGTGGAAGGACGTGGAGTGGCTGCGCTCGGTGTGGCCGGGGCCGCTGGTGCTCAAGGGCATCTCGTGTGCCGAGGACGCGCGACGCGCGGTGGAGCTGGGCGTGGAGGCGATCATCGTCTCCAACCATGGAGGGAGACAGCTCGACTTCCTCCCCGGCGCCGTGGACGTGCTGCCGGAGGTGGTGGACGCGGTGGAGGGGCGCAGCGAGGTCATCCTCGATGGCGGCATCCGCCGGGGCTCGGACGTGGTGAAGGCGATTGCCATGGGGGCGCGGGCCTGCATGATTGGCCGGCCGTTCCTGTACGGGCTCGCGGCCAACGGACAGGCGGGGGTGGAGCTGGCGCTGGACATCCTGTCGAAGGAAATCGACAAGACGCTGGCGCTGCTCGGCCGGCCGCGGCTGGCGGACCTGGACCGCTCGGCGCTCCGTGTGGATGCGCCCGCGCTTCTCGACGCTCCGGCCTCGACTCTGCGGTTGGTGGAAGGGGCTCGCCGGCTTCCGGCGGATGACACCCAGGCGGGCTGA
- a CDS encoding amino acid adenylation domain-containing protein, protein MAALTARIDAVHAHGVQAPPLVAVPRTGLLPLSFAQQRLWVIDQLEPGNAAYNMPTALRLRGPLDVAALEKSFAALVERHESLRTTFGLHDGQPIQVIHPPPRFPLPVVDLGALPADERDAEARRQTLLETQRPFDLARGPLFRAVLLRMDAQDHLLIGTMHHIVSDGWSMGVLVRELATFYAAHATGQQARLPALPVQYADFAAWQRSWLRGEALERQLGYWRQQLSGAPPVLELPTDKPVPSVQSSRGAWVPVQLPRELTERLLALCQHEGTTPFMALLAVWQVLLSRYSGQDDISVGSPIAGRTRAETEGVIGFFVNTLVFRTRVDPRATFRELLARVRATTLGAYEHQDAPFEKLVEALQPRRSLSHSPLFQVMLVLQNSPSASMEVAGGAGSTSPLKLNAVDIDLPGTKSDLTLSLEQTPEGLSGTLGYRTDLFERPTVSRMVKHLATLLEAAVSSPETLVGELALLRDTERHQVLEAFNASPTSFAVDGPLHALIEEQASRHPSKPAVACEGQVLTYGELDTRANQLAWHLRSLGVGPDTCVALCLERSVETVVALLGIWKAGGAYVPLDPSQPALRLLALVGEVAAPVVVTESRHAASFAASAVQQVLMDTEAGRLASARKDAPPREVSAGNLAYVLFTSGTTGRPKGVAVPHAQLVHYVRAATERLGLADCASFALVSTFVADLGNTVLFPALCTGGLLHVLTQERAGSPAGVAEYFQRHPVDCVKLVPSHLSALLTAADPRHVLPRKKLVLGGESSTWALMDTVRELAPDCEVFNHYGPTETTVGVLAGPVETPAPGSAPVAVPLGRPLAHTRLYVLDEALRPVPVGVPGELYIGGAQVTRGYLHRPELTAERYLPDLYAPVPGARMYRSGDRVRWREDGRVEFIGRADFQVKVRGFRVEPGEVATVLREHPEVRDAVVLAREDVPGDKRLVAYVVPALEVSGLRAWMRERLPEYMVPSALVPLEALPLTANGKVDRKALPVPEAPASGASYVAPRTPTEVALATIWAALLRVEKVGVEEDFFALGGHSLLATQVVARVRKTFRVELPMRALFEAPTIAALAARIDSVRASDEAGGGLAIAPVPRDGALPLSFAQQRLWFIDQLEPGSAAYNMPTFVRMEGPLDVTALQHGLSELVRRHEALRTTFTWQDGQPVQVIAPHVEVPLKQVDLSGMQPQAARAELERLLREELLRPFDLVTGPLVRSRLLKLGSAEHVFVLNLHHIVSDGWSMGVLVQEVVALYEAFSRGRPSPLVPLPIQYADYAVWQRQWLQGAVLDAQLGYWKQQLAGASTLELPTDKPRPPVQTLRGARVSVGLSRPVSDALRALCQQEGATPFMALLAAFQVLLSRYSGQEDISVGTPIAGRNRSELEGLIGFFVNTLVLRVRVSPSASFLHLLRQARESALGAYAHQDVPFERLVEELQPTRDLSRGPLFQVMFALQNAPRASAGSHGLKLRPVELENTTLKFDLELTLGETAEGIQGTLGYNIGLFEPATAERMAEHFRMLVEALVARPEAPLSAASLLTEAERRQVLVEWNATASEYPRGSTLPEVFSQVVARYADRVAVEFGEEKLTYRQLDARANRLAWQLRGIGVSTDSRVAIALDRSLELIVSLVAILKAGGAYVPLDPAYPLERLSAMVEDARPAVLITSRALLAKLPTGGLSTVVLEDVSLEGQPTSAPPAAALPQSLAYIDFTSGSTGRPKGVGTPQAAVLRTLFGVDYAHFGPDETFLLIAPVSFDASTLELWGPLLHGARLVVFPPHSPSDVLELESVLVKHGVTTLHLTSGLFTQVVDHHLSGLRSVRQLLTGGDVVSAPHVRRVLEELRIPVTACYGPTEATLFTSCHRMTDAAWPGTSVPIGRPIGNTYVYVLDAAGQPVPPGLMGELFIGGDGLARGYVEQPALTAERFVPDAFSGVPGARLYRTGDLARWRKDGVLEFLGRADAQVKLRGYRIELAEVEAALRAHADVGEALALVREDVPGDKRLVAYVVPSAKADEAASVETVQLRAFLAERLPEYMVPSAIVVLTALPLTANAKVDRKALPAPEAPVAAHAYVAPRTPMEQTLAALWAEVLRLERVGVTDNFFALGGHSLLAVRLMARLREHTGLTPPLSALFQAPTVEGLAKWAEQRKAGAVSTPNLVPLAAGTSTRRPLFLVHGGGGSALAYTELARQLGGDRPIHGLSASGIDGGELPAASVEALARDYLAQVRAVQPRGPYLLGGWSFGGLVAYEMARLLQAAGERVEALAIIDSPAPTGQPHPEPDTLTRLAGFGRVLGLSWQALPLDVEHLRRLDVRSALASVLEQARRAPSGAPVLDLDVAERLLGVHERLHDAQRHYVPGGTYTGPTWLFKAATALEGHALPADLGWGPWLTEPPQVHEVPGDHYALMRAPHVRALAQTLAGLLADLERDGT, encoded by the coding sequence GTGGCCGCGCTCACCGCGCGCATCGACGCCGTCCACGCACACGGCGTCCAGGCTCCGCCCCTGGTGGCCGTGCCCCGCACGGGCCTGCTGCCACTGTCCTTCGCGCAGCAGCGACTGTGGGTCATCGACCAGCTCGAGCCTGGCAACGCCGCCTACAACATGCCCACCGCGCTGCGGCTGCGGGGCCCGCTGGACGTGGCCGCGCTGGAGAAGTCCTTCGCTGCGCTCGTCGAGCGGCACGAGTCGCTGCGCACCACCTTCGGCCTGCACGACGGCCAGCCCATCCAGGTCATCCACCCCCCACCGCGATTCCCGCTGCCCGTGGTGGACCTGGGCGCGCTGCCCGCCGACGAGCGCGATGCTGAAGCCCGGCGACAGACGCTGCTCGAAACGCAGCGTCCCTTCGACCTGGCGCGTGGCCCCCTCTTCCGCGCCGTGCTCCTGCGCATGGACGCGCAGGACCACCTGCTCATCGGGACGATGCACCACATCGTCTCCGACGGCTGGTCCATGGGCGTCCTGGTGCGCGAGCTGGCGACGTTCTACGCGGCGCACGCCACGGGCCAGCAGGCCCGCCTGCCCGCCCTGCCGGTGCAGTACGCGGACTTCGCCGCGTGGCAGCGCTCGTGGCTGCGAGGCGAGGCGCTGGAACGGCAACTGGGGTACTGGCGCCAGCAGCTCTCTGGCGCGCCTCCCGTGCTGGAGCTGCCCACCGACAAGCCCGTGCCCTCCGTCCAGTCCTCCCGAGGCGCCTGGGTTCCCGTGCAGCTGCCTCGGGAGCTGACCGAGCGGCTGCTGGCCCTGTGCCAGCACGAGGGCACCACGCCCTTCATGGCCCTGCTCGCCGTGTGGCAGGTGTTGCTCTCCCGCTACTCGGGGCAGGACGACATCTCCGTCGGCTCGCCCATCGCGGGCCGCACCCGCGCGGAGACCGAGGGGGTCATCGGATTCTTCGTCAACACGCTCGTGTTCCGCACCCGGGTGGACCCTCGTGCCACGTTCCGCGAGCTGCTTGCCCGCGTCCGCGCCACCACGCTCGGCGCCTATGAGCATCAGGACGCCCCCTTCGAGAAGCTCGTCGAGGCGCTGCAGCCCCGGCGCAGCCTCAGTCATTCGCCCCTGTTCCAGGTGATGCTCGTCCTGCAGAACTCGCCCTCGGCGTCCATGGAGGTGGCCGGCGGCGCGGGAAGCACGTCACCCCTGAAGCTGAACGCGGTGGACATCGACCTGCCGGGCACCAAGTCCGACCTGACGCTGTCGCTGGAGCAGACGCCGGAAGGCCTGTCCGGCACGCTGGGCTACCGGACGGACCTGTTCGAGCGGCCCACCGTCTCGCGCATGGTGAAGCACCTCGCCACCCTGCTGGAGGCCGCGGTGTCCTCGCCGGAGACCCTCGTCGGAGAACTGGCCCTGCTGCGCGACACCGAGCGCCACCAGGTGCTGGAGGCCTTCAACGCCTCTCCGACCTCCTTCGCGGTCGACGGCCCCCTGCACGCGCTCATCGAGGAACAGGCCTCGCGCCACCCGTCGAAGCCCGCGGTGGCCTGCGAGGGACAGGTGCTCACCTACGGGGAGCTGGACACCCGCGCCAACCAACTGGCGTGGCACCTGCGCTCGCTGGGCGTGGGCCCCGACACGTGCGTGGCCCTGTGCCTGGAGCGCTCCGTGGAGACGGTGGTGGCGCTGCTGGGCATCTGGAAGGCGGGAGGCGCCTACGTCCCGTTGGATCCATCCCAGCCCGCCCTGCGCCTCCTGGCACTGGTGGGAGAAGTCGCCGCCCCGGTGGTGGTGACGGAGTCGCGGCACGCGGCGTCCTTCGCGGCGTCTGCCGTCCAGCAGGTGCTGATGGACACGGAAGCCGGGCGGCTCGCGAGCGCACGCAAGGACGCGCCGCCTCGCGAGGTGTCCGCGGGCAACCTGGCCTACGTCCTCTTCACCTCGGGCACCACCGGTCGGCCCAAGGGCGTGGCCGTGCCCCATGCGCAGCTCGTCCACTACGTGCGCGCGGCCACCGAGCGCCTGGGCCTGGCTGACTGCGCGAGCTTCGCCCTGGTGTCCACCTTCGTCGCCGACCTGGGCAACACCGTGCTCTTCCCCGCCCTGTGCACCGGCGGACTGCTGCATGTCCTCACCCAGGAGCGCGCCGGCAGCCCGGCGGGCGTGGCCGAGTACTTCCAGCGCCACCCGGTGGACTGCGTGAAGCTCGTCCCCTCGCACCTGTCCGCGTTGCTGACAGCGGCCGACCCCCGGCACGTGCTGCCTCGCAAGAAGCTGGTGCTGGGCGGCGAGTCCTCCACGTGGGCCCTGATGGACACGGTGCGCGAGCTGGCGCCTGACTGCGAGGTGTTCAACCACTACGGCCCCACGGAGACGACGGTGGGTGTGCTCGCGGGCCCGGTTGAGACGCCGGCCCCGGGCTCCGCGCCGGTGGCGGTGCCGCTGGGCCGGCCGTTGGCCCATACACGGCTGTACGTCCTGGACGAAGCCCTGCGGCCGGTGCCCGTGGGCGTGCCCGGAGAGCTGTACATCGGCGGAGCACAGGTGACGCGCGGCTACCTGCACCGGCCGGAGTTGACGGCGGAGCGCTACCTGCCCGACCTCTACGCTCCGGTGCCGGGCGCGCGCATGTACCGCAGCGGGGACAGGGTGCGTTGGCGCGAAGACGGACGCGTGGAGTTCATCGGCCGCGCCGACTTCCAGGTGAAGGTGCGCGGCTTCCGCGTGGAGCCGGGGGAAGTCGCCACCGTGCTGCGCGAGCACCCCGAGGTGCGCGACGCGGTGGTGCTGGCCCGCGAGGACGTCCCCGGCGACAAGCGCCTGGTGGCCTACGTCGTCCCCGCCCTGGAGGTCTCGGGCCTGCGCGCCTGGATGCGCGAGCGGCTGCCCGAGTACATGGTGCCCTCCGCTCTCGTCCCTCTGGAGGCGCTGCCGCTGACGGCCAATGGCAAGGTGGACCGCAAGGCCCTGCCCGTCCCGGAGGCCCCCGCCAGCGGGGCCAGCTACGTCGCTCCGCGCACGCCCACCGAGGTGGCCCTCGCCACCATCTGGGCCGCGCTGCTGCGCGTGGAGAAGGTCGGCGTGGAAGAGGACTTCTTCGCGCTGGGGGGCCACTCACTGCTGGCCACGCAGGTGGTGGCCCGGGTGCGAAAGACCTTCCGCGTGGAGCTGCCCATGCGGGCCCTCTTCGAGGCGCCCACCATCGCCGCGCTCGCCGCGCGCATCGACTCCGTCCGCGCGTCCGACGAGGCGGGCGGCGGGCTCGCCATCGCTCCCGTCCCGCGTGACGGCGCGCTGCCACTGTCGTTCGCCCAGCAACGCCTGTGGTTCATCGATCAGCTCGAACCCGGCAGCGCCGCCTACAACATGCCCACCTTCGTGCGCATGGAGGGGCCGCTGGATGTGACCGCGCTCCAGCACGGGCTCTCGGAATTGGTGCGGCGTCACGAGGCCCTGCGCACCACCTTCACCTGGCAGGACGGCCAGCCCGTCCAGGTCATCGCGCCGCACGTCGAGGTGCCGCTGAAGCAGGTGGACCTCAGTGGCATGCAGCCCCAGGCCGCCCGCGCCGAGCTGGAGCGGCTGCTGCGCGAGGAGTTGTTGCGGCCTTTCGACCTCGTCACCGGTCCCCTGGTGCGCTCGCGGCTGCTGAAGCTGGGCTCCGCCGAGCACGTGTTCGTGCTCAACCTGCATCACATCGTCTCGGACGGCTGGTCCATGGGCGTGCTGGTGCAGGAGGTCGTGGCGCTCTACGAGGCCTTCTCGCGGGGACGGCCTTCGCCCCTTGTTCCCCTGCCCATCCAGTACGCCGACTACGCCGTCTGGCAGCGCCAGTGGCTCCAGGGCGCGGTGCTCGACGCACAGCTCGGCTACTGGAAGCAGCAGCTCGCCGGTGCCTCCACGCTGGAGCTACCCACGGACAAGCCGCGTCCGCCCGTGCAGACACTCCGGGGCGCCAGGGTCTCCGTCGGCCTCTCGCGGCCGGTGTCCGACGCGCTCCGGGCGCTGTGCCAGCAGGAGGGCGCCACGCCTTTCATGGCGCTGCTCGCCGCCTTCCAGGTGTTGCTCTCCCGCTACTCCGGGCAGGAGGACATCTCCGTCGGCACGCCCATCGCCGGGCGCAACCGGAGCGAGCTGGAAGGACTCATCGGCTTCTTCGTCAACACGCTGGTGCTGCGCGTCCGCGTAAGCCCGAGCGCCTCATTCCTTCACCTGCTGCGTCAGGCGCGCGAGTCGGCGCTGGGCGCGTATGCCCACCAGGACGTGCCCTTCGAGCGGCTGGTCGAAGAGCTTCAGCCCACGCGAGACCTGAGCCGCGGCCCGCTCTTCCAGGTGATGTTCGCCTTGCAGAACGCCCCGAGGGCTTCGGCGGGCTCGCACGGGCTGAAGCTGCGCCCGGTGGAGCTGGAGAACACCACCCTCAAGTTCGACCTGGAGCTGACCCTGGGAGAGACGGCGGAGGGCATCCAGGGCACCCTGGGCTACAACATCGGCCTCTTCGAGCCCGCCACGGCCGAGCGCATGGCGGAGCACTTCCGCATGTTGGTGGAAGCCCTGGTGGCCCGGCCCGAGGCACCGCTAAGTGCGGCCTCCCTGCTCACGGAAGCCGAGCGCCGGCAGGTGCTGGTGGAGTGGAATGCCACCGCCTCCGAGTACCCGCGCGGCTCCACCCTGCCCGAGGTCTTCTCGCAGGTCGTCGCACGGTACGCGGACAGGGTCGCCGTCGAGTTCGGCGAGGAGAAGCTCACCTACCGGCAGCTCGACGCGCGTGCGAACCGGCTGGCCTGGCAGCTGCGCGGGATTGGCGTGTCCACCGATTCGCGCGTGGCCATTGCCCTGGACCGCTCGCTGGAGCTCATCGTCTCCCTCGTCGCCATCCTCAAGGCCGGCGGCGCCTACGTCCCGTTGGACCCGGCGTACCCGCTCGAGCGGCTCTCCGCGATGGTGGAGGATGCGCGCCCCGCCGTGCTCATCACTTCGCGCGCGCTGCTCGCGAAGCTGCCCACGGGAGGCCTGTCCACCGTGGTGCTGGAAGACGTGTCACTGGAGGGCCAGCCGACATCGGCACCTCCGGCGGCCGCGCTGCCCCAGAGTCTCGCGTACATCGACTTCACCTCCGGCTCCACCGGCCGGCCCAAGGGTGTCGGGACTCCGCAGGCCGCCGTGCTGCGCACCCTCTTCGGCGTCGACTACGCGCACTTCGGACCGGACGAGACGTTCCTCCTCATCGCCCCCGTCTCCTTCGATGCCTCCACGCTGGAGCTGTGGGGCCCGCTGCTCCATGGCGCACGGCTCGTGGTGTTCCCGCCGCACTCGCCTTCCGACGTGCTCGAGCTGGAGTCCGTGCTGGTGAAGCACGGCGTGACGACGCTGCACCTCACCTCGGGTCTCTTCACGCAGGTGGTGGACCATCACCTCTCCGGCCTGCGCTCCGTAAGGCAACTGCTCACCGGTGGTGACGTGGTGAGCGCGCCGCACGTGCGCCGCGTCCTCGAAGAACTGCGCATCCCCGTCACGGCCTGCTACGGCCCCACCGAAGCAACGCTCTTCACCTCATGTCACCGCATGACGGACGCGGCCTGGCCGGGCACCTCCGTGCCCATTGGCCGCCCCATCGGGAACACATACGTGTACGTGCTGGACGCCGCCGGTCAGCCGGTGCCTCCCGGCCTCATGGGCGAGCTGTTCATCGGCGGCGATGGCCTGGCCCGCGGCTACGTGGAGCAGCCGGCCCTCACCGCCGAGCGCTTCGTCCCGGACGCCTTCTCAGGTGTCCCCGGTGCCCGCCTCTACCGCACGGGCGACCTCGCCCGCTGGCGCAAGGATGGCGTGCTGGAGTTCCTCGGCCGTGCCGATGCGCAGGTGAAGCTGCGCGGCTACCGCATCGAACTGGCCGAAGTGGAAGCGGCCCTGCGCGCCCATGCCGACGTGGGCGAGGCGCTCGCGCTGGTGCGCGAGGACGTGCCCGGCGACAAGCGCCTGGTCGCCTACGTCGTGCCCTCCGCGAAGGCGGATGAGGCGGCTTCCGTGGAGACCGTGCAGCTCCGCGCGTTCCTCGCTGAACGGCTGCCCGAGTACATGGTGCCTTCCGCCATCGTCGTCCTGACCGCCCTCCCCCTCACCGCCAACGCCAAGGTGGACCGCAAGGCCCTGCCCGCTCCCGAGGCACCTGTCGCCGCGCACGCCTACGTCGCCCCGCGCACCCCCATGGAGCAGACGCTGGCGGCGCTGTGGGCCGAGGTGCTTCGCTTGGAGAGGGTCGGCGTCACGGACAACTTCTTCGCCCTCGGTGGCCACTCACTGCTCGCCGTGCGCCTCATGGCCCGGCTGCGCGAGCACACGGGCCTGACGCCGCCACTGTCCGCCCTGTTCCAGGCGCCCACGGTGGAGGGGCTGGCGAAGTGGGCGGAGCAGCGCAAGGCCGGCGCCGTCTCGACACCCAACCTCGTGCCACTGGCCGCGGGCACGTCCACGCGCCGGCCTCTCTTCCTCGTCCACGGTGGCGGTGGCAGCGCGCTGGCCTACACCGAGCTCGCTCGCCAGCTCGGCGGCGACAGGCCCATCCATGGACTGTCCGCTTCCGGTATCGACGGAGGCGAGCTGCCCGCCGCCTCCGTCGAGGCACTGGCCCGCGACTACCTCGCGCAGGTCCGCGCCGTGCAGCCCCGGGGGCCCTACCTCCTGGGCGGCTGGTCCTTCGGTGGACTCGTGGCCTACGAGATGGCCCGCCTGCTCCAGGCAGCGGGCGAGCGCGTGGAGGCGCTCGCCATCATCGACAGCCCCGCGCCCACGGGCCAGCCGCACCCCGAGCCGGACACCCTCACGCGTCTGGCGGGCTTCGGCCGGGTGCTCGGGCTGTCCTGGCAGGCGCTGCCGCTGGACGTGGAGCACCTGCGGCGCCTGGACGTCCGGAGCGCGCTGGCCTCCGTGCTGGAGCAGGCGCGGCGCGCTCCCTCGGGCGCGCCCGTGCTGGACCTCGACGTGGCCGAGCGCCTCCTGGGCGTCCACGAGCGGCTCCACGACGCGCAACGGCACTACGTCCCGGGCGGCACCTACACGGGCCCCACCTGGCTCTTCAAGGCCGCCACGGCCCTGGAGGGACACGCACTCCCCGCGGACCTGGGCTGGGGGCCCTGGCTCACCGAGCCGCCCCAGGTCCACGAAGTGCCGGGCGACCACTATGCCCTGATGCGCGCGCCCCACGTCCGCGCGCTGGCACAGACGCTGGCCGGCCTCCTGGCCGACCTGGAGCGCGACGGCACATGA